CTTACGTAAGCTGTACTGACTATAGTGCTCCTGAGCATCCCGAACGATCTGCTGTGCACGATCTAAGAACTGTTTGTCTTGATCTTCTAAAAGATTTGCTGAATACGCTAATTCCTTAAATCCATTTTTCTCAGCAAATACAAGAACTCGATGAATAAAATTCCCGAACTTCCCTACAAGCTCTGAATTACATCGGGTTTTAAAATCCATAAAGGTAAATTCGCTGTCAGAGGTCTCCGGAGCTGTGGCTGCTAAAACATAACGCAGTTTATCCAGGGAATACGTATCTAAAAAAGTATCTATATCTATATAATTCCCTTCGGACTTACTAAACTGGCAACCTTCAAGCAGATAAAACTCAGAAGATACTAATGCATCCATCTTCTTGTAAGGGATACTCTGTCCTAATTCCATAGCGGGAAATATTGCCGCGTGAAAAGGAATATTATCCTTCCCGATAAACTGTACGTACTCTGTAGAGTCTTCCAACCAAAAATCTTTCCAAGCCTCAGGAGTATTCAAAGATGCAGCCCAATCCATAGTTCCGCTAATATAACCAATTGGAGCATCAAACCATACATAAAATACCTTGTTAGGAAAATCCGGAACGGGAATTCCCCAAGATAAATCTCTGGTAATCGCGCGTGGGCGTAAATTTTTTATATAATCTGTAACAAACTTACGAATATGCTCTGGTAAATAACACGTGTCTATGTATGCCAATAACGGCTCCACCATACGTTCTAAATGGAGAAACGCATGTTCGGTTTCTTTAAGAACAAGTTGAGACCCGGATAATTTAGATCGCGGATGCACTAAATCTGTAGCCTCATAGTCAGCTCCACATTTTTGACACTCATCACCACGAGCTCCATCAAATCCACATTTAGGACATGTGCCCTCTACATAACGATCAGCAAGAAAACGGTTCTCTTCTTCAGAATATAACTGAAGAGAAATCTGGTTTTCGATCAGACCTTTGGACTGCAATTCTGTATAAAAATCCTGGACTAGCTTCTTATGAAAAGGGTTGGTCGTACGGGAGAAGAAATCTATCGAAATCCCTAATTTATCAAAGGTGTCCTTATGTATCTTATGATACATATTCACATACTCTTGGTATCCCATACCTGCGCGTTCTGCATTCAATGTGATAGCTATTCCGTACTCGTCAGAACCACAAATATAAAGAACATCATCCCCTAACAATCTACGAAATCTAGCATAGACATCTGCAGGTAGGTATGCTCCAGCTATATGTCCAAAGTGCAGAGGTCCATTCGCATAAGGTAAGGCCGAGGTAATTAAGACACGCGAAGGCATTATTTCACGTCACTCCATGTATAAGCGGAAGGATCCTTTCTTCTTCCTGAAGTACCACCTTCTCGTTTCTTTTCAGGAGTTGGAGTAGGCACATGTTCGGCATCTTCTTCTATATAATCCGCTTGTACGCCTTCTTTTTCTAATAAAACTAAAGCTTCAATAGCAGCATTAGAAGAACGCACATCGCCTTTTGCTATCCTAATTTTTGCCTGCTTGATCGCGTAATTCACTAAATTAAACGGGCTATCAAACAACTGGTTTAACTTTTCATTGGTTAAACGATCTTTGTTAGTCATAATACGTTCCTATGTTCTTCTGCTATAAAAATACTTTTCAAAACCTCGTAAGATTTCTCCAAATCATCATTGATAATGACGTATTCAAATTTATCAGCTGCAGCTTGTTCAATAAGACTATGCTGCAACCGCTCTTGTCTTTGAGTATCTTGTTCTGATCCTCTTTGTTTTAGACGCCTTTCTAGCTCTTCCTGAGATGGTGCAGAAATAAAAATCGCCACTGTGGGAATTTTACTCTGTAAGACCAAAGCGCCTTCCACGTCAATGACCGCCACCGCGTGCCTTCCAGATTTCCAAATTTCATCAATCCCCAGACGACTTGTTCCGTAATACTCACCAAAAAGTGCTACCCACTCAAGAAAATCTTCATTGTCTAAGCGTCGTTGAAACTCCTCTTGAGAAACAAATTGATAATCTACTCCGGGAATTTCTTCGGGACGAGGTGCTCGTGTTGTCAGTGATAAAGTCTTCTGAAAAGAATCTGGGAATTCTCTAGCCAACATACGGACTAGCGTCGTTTTCCCAGCTCCAGCAGGAGCACTAATAGTGAATAATTTTGGTGCGCACAGGGGATGATCGGGAGAAAAAGGAACACGAACTTTATTTTTCATAAAATATTAGAATACCTGCCTTACAGGAGCAAAACTTTTTCTATGACAATCACAAGGGCCAAAAGCCTTCAATGCCGCTAAATGAGCGGCGGTACCGTATCCCTTATGCTTATCAAAACCATAATCAGGATAAAGCTGATGAAGCTCCCGCATTAAATCATCTCTATATTCTTTAGCTAGAATCGATGCCGCAGCTATAGATGCAGACTTGGAATCTCCTTTAATAATCTTCTTACACGGAATCTTATGGGGTAGATGCAAACCATCTACTAGAAGAAAATCGGGATGAATAGGTAGATTAGCTATAGCTGCTGCCATAGCTTCCTTGGTTGCTTCA
Above is a genomic segment from Chlamydia abortus containing:
- a CDS encoding ribonuclease HII: MNTLAMDAEQLFLSKTIFEEEVFHEGFSLIAGIDEVGRGPLAGPVVAGACILPRGKVFAGVNDSKKLTPKERGKIRDILVNDSEVYYGLGVVSVERIDEINILEATKEAMAAAIANLPIHPDFLLVDGLHLPHKIPCKKIIKGDSKSASIAAASILAKEYRDDLMRELHQLYPDYGFDKHKGYGTAAHLAALKAFGPCDCHRKSFAPVRQVF
- the gmk gene encoding guanylate kinase, whose amino-acid sequence is MKNKVRVPFSPDHPLCAPKLFTISAPAGAGKTTLVRMLAREFPDSFQKTLSLTTRAPRPEEIPGVDYQFVSQEEFQRRLDNEDFLEWVALFGEYYGTSRLGIDEIWKSGRHAVAVIDVEGALVLQSKIPTVAIFISAPSQEELERRLKQRGSEQDTQRQERLQHSLIEQAAADKFEYVIINDDLEKSYEVLKSIFIAEEHRNVL
- the metG gene encoding methionine--tRNA ligase, whose amino-acid sequence is MPSRVLITSALPYANGPLHFGHIAGAYLPADVYARFRRLLGDDVLYICGSDEYGIAITLNAERAGMGYQEYVNMYHKIHKDTFDKLGISIDFFSRTTNPFHKKLVQDFYTELQSKGLIENQISLQLYSEEENRFLADRYVEGTCPKCGFDGARGDECQKCGADYEATDLVHPRSKLSGSQLVLKETEHAFLHLERMVEPLLAYIDTCYLPEHIRKFVTDYIKNLRPRAITRDLSWGIPVPDFPNKVFYVWFDAPIGYISGTMDWAASLNTPEAWKDFWLEDSTEYVQFIGKDNIPFHAAIFPAMELGQSIPYKKMDALVSSEFYLLEGCQFSKSEGNYIDIDTFLDTYSLDKLRYVLAATAPETSDSEFTFMDFKTRCNSELVGKFGNFIHRVLVFAEKNGFKELAYSANLLEDQDKQFLDRAQQIVRDAQEHYSQYSLRKACCAIMELAALGNVYFNDQAPWKLLKEGLSHRVEAVLFCACYCQKLLALISYPIIPGTAWEIWRMLSPKSLQLDSLDKDRVVDLWNRELLNFSEEVFSLTAPQLLFTIVD